A single genomic interval of Helianthus annuus cultivar XRQ/B chromosome 13, HanXRQr2.0-SUNRISE, whole genome shotgun sequence harbors:
- the LOC118485635 gene encoding uncharacterized protein LOC118485635 codes for MAAKKAMDQPLKSPGPEVTRPAGTGPVNISKGSGRYSSSGASSGGAGGYNPTVVGAKDTVGDIYYKTYTEEERGDALHQAPWSLKQKDTFAEFSASREWFLNSFPPGEVNRQRAKTHEMLYRTYILGEANARSANHQIVREWRTMVRERADWEGYRERTLKRIAEFEKSKAALDEERAKFEADKKAEEWGREGLQKKLHNAEEQLAKEKAEFKRICAQDNERTYALRQKIVGLEATVADLTSKVEEAQGEKTAKQQMEVELTEAKVQLSNKDKDIHAKDVEIAELKRRLNEQIDRCESLEIDLEAEKVKAADAEEARAVSTAALNVAQTNYSEAQGIVDTLVSEAEWMRTRGVVMVANSILNANELDRAVAALTDAARAVGHRGGYLECADHVEQMLGQEFDTSHCSVTDRADAALASAENSYDNLSLPIMELVVESLKKDDWCQRLKAILDPPVTVEVSDEEPTGDDGDDGNDDDGEDDGDDGDDGREG; via the exons ATGGCGGCGAAAAAGGCTATGGATCAGCCTTTGAAGTCTCCAGGTCCTGAGGTCACCAGGCCAGCCGGCACCGGCCCTGTTAACATTTCGAAAGGGTCCGGCCGCTACTCTTCTAGCGGCGCGAGCTCTGGTGGAGCTGGGGGTTATAACCCCACTGTGGTAGGGGCGAAAGATACCGTTGGAGATATCTACTACAAGACATATACTGAAGAAGAGCGCGGTGATGCCCTCCATCAAGCCCCCTGGAGCTTAAAACAGAAGGATACATTTGCTGAGTTTAGCGCTTCGCGTGAATGGTTTTTGAATTCCTTCCCTCCTGGTGAGGTCAATCggcaaagggccaaaacccatgagATGTTATATCGTACTTATATTCTTGGGGAGGCCAATGCCCGCTCTGCCAACCATCAGATTGTTCGCGAATGGCGGACGATGGTCAGAGAACGTGCCGATTGGGAGGGTTACCGCGAGCGTACCCTGAAGCGGATTGCGGAGTTTGAGAAGTCGAAAGCTGCGCTCGACGAAGAAAGAGCCAAATTTGAGGCTGACAAGAAGGCGGAGGAGTGGGGCCGCGAGGGGCTGCAGAAAAAACTCCACAATGCTGAggagcaactggccaaggagaaggccgagttcaaGCGTATATGCGCTCAAGACAACGAGCGTACTTATGCTCTACGACAGAAGATCGTTGGTCTTGAGGCTACAGTTGCGGACTTGACCTCAAAGGTGGAGGAAGCGCAGGGTGAAAAAactgccaagcagcagatggag GTTGAGCTGACTGAAGCCAAGGTGCAATTGTCTAACAAGGACAAGGATATCCATGCCAAGGACGTTGAGATAGCGGAACTCAAGCGTCGCTTGAATGAGCAAATCGACAGATGCGAGTCTTTGGAGATTGACCTTGAGGCTGAGAAGGTCAAGGCTGCTGATgctgaggaggcgcgtgctgtGAGCACTGCCGCGCTGAATGTGGCTCAAACCAACTACTCTGAGGCTCAAGGTATCGTCGATACACTTGTCTCAGAAGCGGAGtggatgcgcactcgtggagtagTGATG gttgccaactccatctTGAATGCGAACGAGCTAGATCGCGCTGTGGCGGCTCTGACAGATGCGGCGCGTGCGGTGGGTCACCGAGGAGGTTACCTGGAGTGTGCTGATCATGTTGAGCAAATGCTTGGGCAAGAATTTGACACGAGCCACTGCTCCGTAACAGATCGTGCCGATGCTGCGCTGGCAAGTGCTGAAAATTCCTATGACAACCTCTCCTTGCCTATCATGGAGTTAGTTGTCGAATCGTTAaagaaagacgactggtgccAGCGTCTTAAGGCAATCCTCGATCCACCAGTTACCGTCGAGGTGTCTGATGAAGAGCCCACTGGTGACGACGGTGATGATggcaatgatgatgatggtgaagacgacggagatgatggtgatgatggtcgCGAAGGATAG